The following is a genomic window from Blattabacterium cuenoti.
TTAGTAATTTGAATGTTTATGTTAATTTCTTTAGGAACTTCAAGTATAATATTATGGGAATAACCTAAATGAAATTCTAATAAATTATCAAATATTTTAGATACTCGATATCCTATACCTACTAATTCTAATTTTTTTTTAAATTTATGTTGGACACCAATTATCATATTATTTATTAATACACGATATAACCCATGCATAGATTTATATTTTTTATCTTCTTTTTCTCTTTTTAAGAATAAAAAATTATTTTTTATTTCTAATTTAATATATTTAGAAATTATTTGACTTAATCTTCCAAATTGTCCAATAATATCAATTTTATTATTATTAATTTCTATACTAACGTTAGTTGGAATTAAAATAGGTAAATTTCCAATTTTTGACATTTTT
Proteins encoded in this region:
- the rplF gene encoding 50S ribosomal protein L6, coding for MSKIGNLPILIPTNVSIEINNNKIDIIGQFGRLSQIISKYIKLEIKNNFLFLKREKEDKKYKSMHGLYRVLINNMIIGVQHKFKKKLELVGIGYRVSKIFDNLLEFHLGYSHNIILEVPKEININIQITKDKNTILILDSINKQLVGQIASQIRLLRKPEPYKGKGIRYLNEYIRKKTGKSA